AGCGAATCCTCGCCGAGCAGCACGCCGAAGAACTTGCCAAGCGCAAGGGCGAAATCGCCATGCAGCACGCCGAGCAGGCAGCCAACCTCGACCAGCCCATTTCGCTGGACGACAAGGGCCGGACCATCCAGGCCGTCGCCGAAGAGGAGACGCAGGAAGGGCCCGTCGAGCTGCCCCCGGAGAAGGTCCACATTCGCATCGGCTGCGACCTGGAAAAGGTCACGATCGGCCAGGGCACGGATTTCGATTTCAAGGAGGGCCAGGTCTACGAAGTTCCGCTGCACGTGGCGCTGCACCTGGACCGGCTCGGTTACGTCTGGCAGTGGCTCTAACCACCGAAAGGGGCGCCTTCGTGGCGAACATCAAGAGCCTGGCCGAGACCGACAAGACGCCGGCCCGCGGGCAGTGGTACCGGCTCCTCTCCGATTTCGGAGAGGGCGTCGGCATGCTCACCAAAACGCACCGCTACCGGGCGCCGGGCAGTGACGAGACCCAGGAGAGCGACCGCATGCTCCTGGTCCTGGCCATCGTCGAGCCGGCGAGCTACGGCGTCGGCTACAGCGCGGAGCGCAGCGTGGTTGCCATGTGGCTGGAGCAGAGTGCGCCCGGCCGTTTCTCCCAACACCACATCTCCTTCCCGATGACGCAGTTCACCGAGCTGGTCGGCTCGGGCAAGCAGCCGCCGGAGTACGCGGACTGGCAGGCCCAGATGGCGGCGGGTGACTGATGGCCGCCAACGGGTTCATCGCCCTCCAGGGAGCCGTCAGCGCGCTGGACTACCTCAACGGCCGCACGACCGCCCTGGAGGCCGAGTGGCAGGCCAAGACGGCGGCCGGCGACCCGCAGCCGAAGACGACCTATCTCATGCTGCTCACCCAGGTCGTGACTGACGCTCAGACGGACATGACCACGCTCGTGGGCATCGAGGCCGCCGGCACTGGCTACGCCCGCCAGCCCATCCCGTGGGGCGCAGCGTCGACCAGCACCAGGACGTCGGCGAACACGGACTTGGTGCAGTTCGGCCCGTTCAACGACCCGACGGGCCTGGCGGCCCCGGTCACCGGCGCGGCTCTCGTCACGCGCATGACGTCGTCGGCCGGCCAGCCGACCGGCCTGGCCTTGATGGCGTGGAACCTGGCCAGCGCCATCACCACGGCGCAGAATCAGGCCCTCCAACTCGCACCAGGGTCACTGACGATGACGCTGGCGGTGAGCTGACGTG
The DNA window shown above is from Streptomyces sp. NBC_01451 and carries:
- a CDS encoding phage tail fiber protein produces the protein MAANGFIALQGAVSALDYLNGRTTALEAEWQAKTAAGDPQPKTTYLMLLTQVVTDAQTDMTTLVGIEAAGTGYARQPIPWGAASTSTRTSANTDLVQFGPFNDPTGLAAPVTGAALVTRMTSSAGQPTGLALMAWNLASAITTAQNQALQLAPGSLTMTLAVS